AtcattgaataatataaatataataaatcagGATACCTACCTCTTCTGATTGTTTCTGCAATATTTCTCTGACATTATGTGGTAATGTGTTATAGAGTTCCTCTTCAACAACAATTTGACTTCTTTTGAGGAATGGGCAATTGCCTATATCAGCAGGAAGATTATCAAGCTTATTATCAGACAGCTCAAATTGTCTAAGTTGTATTAAGTTTCCAATTGCTAATGGGATCTTTTGTATAAGGTTGTATGATATAATAAGTACACGTAATTTAGTGCAGCAAAACAGCTCTGCTGGTAATACTGATACTTTGTTGTGTTCGATGCTGAAAACTAATAGTTCTTGAAGTTTGGAAATCTCTTCAGGAATGACTGAAATACAATTATATGCAAGAGCAAGATGCTTTAGTCTTCGAAGATGAAACAAACCTGATGGCATTTCACTTATCAgatttttattgaagtttaagTATTCTAAGGATGTTACCTTTGATATGTAAGGCGATATGACTGTAACTGTATTACAGTGTAACTTAAGAGACGTAAATTTCTTGTGATTCTGGAAGCTTGCTACTTCACTCATACCAgtcaaattattttctttaagATCTAATTCCTGTAGGTGGCTTAAACTGAATGCCACACTTGGAATCCTATCTAGTCCACACTGCACAAGTTTCAGAGTATGTAGCACAGAAAGTTTTCTGATATTATTTAAGTatgttagtttatttttttggttaTGTATACTAAGATGTTGAAGATGATTAGCAATATCGAGTATAGCAATGGGTACTTTAGCAAAGTTTGATCTAAAATGAAGAGACTTAAGATTTTCCAGTTCATGAAATGACTGCAGTGTGATAGCAGTTTTGCTATTCAGCTGAAAACTACCTTCAAAGAAAAGCTCTCTGACATTTTTTAAACTATAGATCCAATTTGGTATCTCTTTCAGTCTTTCAAATCGGACACGTACCAATTGCAAGTTGTTTTTCAAAAATTGCAGAGCTGCTTCTTCTACTTTAACAGTGCTGTTCAAAATCCACATTTCTTTTAATAGTACTAATTTAGAGATTAGTGGTTCTACATGTGCATCACTTATCAGCTCCAATTTGAGAACTTCTATATTCTGTAACTCATAAACAGCAGAAGGTAATCCAGGTAACATGAAAAGATGTAACtcacatttattttgcacatttctaATCATACGTTGTAAAAGCTTTTCTTCTgtccattcataattcaaatttaaTTGGAGCAGCTTATTTTCACTAATGTCTGAAAGAAATATGGCAAAGTTTTTGGCATATAAGCTATCATACTGATCTATCAAATGcaacaaaaatgcaaaatcattctTAATGTCAGGAATgtcattaatgtttgtttcttcaCGAACTTTTGAAAAGCAATATTCTTTCAAATTGAAAAGGTAGATCCAACCGAGTGAGTATACACAAGTGGAGCTGTATAATATAATGACTGCAATATAAGCATATGATAACATTGCAAATAATCGCAGTAATCCATGAATGCAGAAGAAATCAGCACATCCTGTTGAGTGAGAGGCATCTATGCAATGGATTATGTAGTGCATCTTTGGTATTAACATTGAAACATAACACAAGATACAAAGTGCTTGAAAGCAGCGTATGACCGTTTGGCGAATGTACATATTATAAAGTATATCTCCATCTTCAGTATGAAGCCGAAATTTCTTTACCTTCTCAAACAAAGCCTTAGCTTGCTCAGCTTCTTTCTTATCCAAGAGAGTAAGAGTTTGATTTCCTGAAATGCCACTGGACTCATGTGTCTGGGTCTTTAAGCCAGATTTGTCAATGGACATTGAATTTACAGGCAAATTGTGTTTTGTCAGCGACATCACTGAAGTAGCAGGATTTACCGTATCTGTTAATGAGGTTTCTAGCCTTGATGAAGCAATGCTACCGAGATATTTGTTATCAGAATGTTCATACATTGTTTGAGATAGGGCCTTTGTTGTCCATGGAGAATCTAAGCATTTATAAAGGACAGCTACAAAGTGTTCAATTTTGGAACTAGTTCCTGGAAATTTAAACCAAAAATTTGCGCATACCATGAAGATCATTGAATGGATAAGTACCAAGTATGGAAAATATTTTGAGTACCACAATGTGGCTGTGTCATAACACCATTGGTCAATCATGACATACTGTTTTCTATCCAAATAAAATCTTATGATTTGTTTTTGCTCATCAAAAGCTTTGGTAATTGTTGCATTCCACTTTAAAGTCTTTATATCAAGTCCATTTGGAACTGGAATACAAAGTATTTTGGCTGCAGATGAAATCTGGAATATAAACAACAAATAAACATATTCAGTTAGACAATTTCATATAAAATTGGAATAATAAAAACCAGCATGCAtctataataatgtttttttttacatttacaactcatttttaacactttttaacaCTTAACTTCTTAATATATTAAAGTACAACTCAGTCATATCCCAGaattgataataaaataatttgttaacaatgaaaaaaatagcATAAAAGGATAATTCTTTGGCCAATGTAACATCATttttgtaaaaaacaaatatgtacagTAAGATTAGCTGACCTTATGTTTATTAGCTATTGAATCACCTAACTGCACTTGACATGACACAGTGAACTATTTTAATTCTGTTCTGCAGTTCACACAATACATGTGCCTATATGCATCATCTGTCACTGGATTAGGAATCCCATTCTTTCATTTCTGATCCATTTTAATAGGATTTTGGATTGGATAAGAGGGCCACTTAGTTGAAACTGACCAAACTGTCCAACAATATACAGTGCATACAGCTTAACAGTAATATCAAAGAGAAAAGGATGTCAGATACAAGAAAGTGTAGCTTAACCTTCCGCATTAGAGAGTAGTGTTACTATTGTTATGACCctaaagacaatgggcctgattcattaaggaaagtaaagcaaaaaaaaaattagtaaactttgcatcttggcagaaccatgttgcattggagggggatacaaatttaaaatgtgatggcatatttatagttggagtaaggCAAgttatagatcaactttaaaattcagctatcaagtgtgtgctacatgaaaaaacagccagtatttatcttatgtgcaaaataataaactaatttgcactccttgcattgtaatatggttttgtccaggaaaaaactcatttttttgccttactttcctcagcATTATATAAATTTAATACACATTTCACCAAGAATGTCTTATATGATGTTCCCATATAGCTCTCATTATCTGTCAAAATGATAGCACTGTTCCCACAATCATATATTCCGGTGCATATCAAAGTACATTATCAGGCCAACCAGCTTTGTTTACCTAGCCACCAGaacagctccagagacacaaacCAGTCCGGGTACAGACAAATCCCCAGGTGTGACAACCCATCTTATTTTATTCATGTGAATGCTTTCATCGGGATTCTGGTGGTATAGCAACACATATATGCATTAAAACACCTCATGAAAGATCCAAACTATTAGCTTTTCAAAGTCACTTGATACAAGAGACATGATTGACCAGTAAAATACATAATTGTGTGGTATATGTAACTAAATGTTTGTCCTTCTGCAATAGAGGTAATCTGAGCTAATAAGTATAAGCACCGTTCCATTATTCTTACCATCGGATTGCAATTACCGAGGTTGTAAAAATTATATCAACTTTTTTTAATTGTGCCATGTGGGACAGAAACCCCAATCTGCACAGTGCACTTTTCAAACGCATAAATTAAATGTGCATTTATGTGTACTCTACATGGTCAAATAGTCTCAGATGATACCTGGCTTAATGTATCACTCTGTGCTGCACAGCTGGCCTGCCTGTATGCCGTCTATTCAAACTTCTCCTGGGATGCATACCCACTCCTATTTTAGGCTTCCAGCAAGGAAGTGATCCTGAGTCGCTGTCACTCAGCTTTTGGTGGACACACATCTCTCCAAGACTTGGATATGTAGATCAGGACAAAGGCAGTAGTCCATGGACAGATTGTCCCTTTCCCGTCTACAAGCAGGAACCTAGATCTCAACACCAACCTGACTTTAGCTATCACAGGGTAGTGAATGCCCTTTATTTGTTATCAGGAGCTATCTTTTAAGGGAGAAATGAGTATCAGGACCAGCCTGAAAGGTCTTTTTCTgtatttaccttttcacagatagcagatgatttgcTCTTGACACAATTagaacaggtattgttctgtgactatacagcagagtttgtttaaacagggagGTTGATTATATAACAGGAGTTTCAGTCTGTTACACTGGACACTTTCTTATAGGTCAAAGGCCAGAGACAGTCCAAAACTTGGCTCACTATAGGTCAGCTCTTCAGTTCTTTGTTCTTGAGGCGCAGGTCTTTCTCCATGGTAACTGTGTTTGTGACCAACTGCTCATATCCCCAGCCACCCACCAGATACTGGTTACGCAACAATTTCCCCTTAGGCTTCAGCTATTAAAGAGCTACAAAAGCATACTTAATATAAGGTTATTTAAAGTCTGAGTTAATACACAATGAAACAATAACATTAATAAATTGGATATGATTGCAACATACATAGcaactaaccacaaatatgtatGTTTAATTGCGATTGCATTGTACATgacaatcataaatatacattgatTCAGATTGATCTTTCatacaattttaataatttgACTTTAACAggttaaaaaaagggggagacATTATGGGTAGTTGAAGGGACACAGGGGATATGAGCGAAAATGAAACTGCCAAAAGGAGACATGGGAGAAATTTGGGAACACAGGAATCATTAGGGAAAATTAAGTAACAATGGAGGCATGAGGAATAGGTGGAAGGACACAGAGGAGAGTTAATTGGACACAGGAAAGGTGGGTGACACAGGGTGGATAACTTTGCatcatttgttttacattatactatataatgttaaaatgcatctaaaattaatttgatCAAAATCCCAAAAAGCTTCTTGGAGACCCTGGCCATTTACTTCAAATATGCTTCCCAGCACTTCAAAACCTCCACTTTgagcactgtgtaatatataaatatatacgcgcctatcagccacaacattaaaaacactgacaaGTGAGGAGAATGACATAGATTATCTCGTTACAAAGGCACCTGTCAATGGGTGGAAtacattaggcagcaagtgaacagtcagttcttgaagtggaTGTGTTGTAAGCAGAAAAAGCGTAAGGATCTAAGGCTAGAGAGCATCTCCAAACGACCGGGTGTGTGCGCCTCATTTACCTTGGAAAGAAAGGGCACCAGGTGCACTATAGGAAGCaggcaagctggcagaggcagtgtgatgctctgggcaatgttctgctgggaaaccttcaTGTAGAAAGCATTCATGtgtatgttactttgacacattccACCTACCTAAATgttgttacagaccaagtacaccccttcatggcaatggtattcctttatgacagtggcctttttcagcaggaaaatcctgcaaaaattgagaaacatgataaagagttcaaggtgttgacttggcctccaaattccccagatctcagtgcAATCGAGCATCTGttgaatgtgctggaaaaaaaagtCTATGTTATGGAgcccccacctcgcaacttacaggacttaaaataTCTGCAGCTAAcatcttggtaccagataccacaggacaccttcagaggtcttgtggagtctatgCTTAGATGGGTCACAGCTGTTTTGGCAGCtgaggggaacctacacaatattaggcaagtggttttaatattgtggctgatcagtgtgcatattatattattattattataaatagttcactgtgtatgcccttcttcACCTTCACCATACGTTGAATAagataaccaacttatataaaataaagacacggagacctgagtAAAGTGGCAAACTGACGTATTTTATTAtcctaattaaacctggtggcggagaaagagcactgcggatcagctccagcgatacccaaccaagcgtggacatggcaatatagccttaagtccacccacttctctcataaccccaccgcttggccggccctaacctgttatcagagtaaactgcactcacctcactactcactccccctccctcactgagccagacgaggcccctccccatggaagggacaagagttacagattgccttgtaaggggacagatacttgcagccaatcacgatagagccgcaAATATATCAGCCGCatatcgcagtgccttcctcccacgcTGCTGCCCTAGGGGCAAAACAGCCCGCCACCATCCAAACTGAGCACTCTCCTCAACTCCAACCAaatgctctccataaaaataAGCAGCCCCTCGTCCGAGAGGTGCACACCGTCTCTCCTATAGAGACTCACCCTATCTGCTGTTATCACCGGGTGATCCACCACAAATCCACCGAGGGACTTAATTACCTTCCGAAGTGCACTATTAAGCTTCCGCGCCATAATAAGGATATTTTTTAACGGTAATGTAGATCTCCAAGACAGCCTTGGgaatatctcctctcctgatctctctccctccctcctctctagggtgtccacctgcctctctgccatctcctcctggatgtcctctcgattcctcaaacttaaccttgccaaaactgagctcatagttttttctccctctcataccccatccccttctgacctctccatcactgtcaacaacacctctatctcccctgtcccccaacttcgctgccttggtgtcatcctcgactcctctctctcctttggcccccacatcctctctcttgctaaatcctgccgctttcagctgcgcaacatcgctcgcatccggcccttcctctcccaagatgccaccaaatgccttatccactctctgatcatctcccgcctggactactgcaacctcctcctcactggcctcccccactctcatctcgatccccttcgatccgtccttaacgctgcagctaggcttattttcctctctcgccgctcctcttttgtctcccccctctacctagaccttcactggctcccattccccttcagaatcctctttaagctccctacactcacctacaaggccctcgccaactccactgtgccctacatctcctccctcctctctattcatgctccatcccgccctctccgctctgcctctgaccgtcgcctctcttccccccttataacctcctcccatgcgcgtattcaagactttgcccgcgctgcccccctccactggaacaagctccctcccttcatcagaacatcccctaatctgtccagtttcaaacgggccctaaaaacccacctttttcttaaagcctttctgtctcccacttaacttcctaccttatcttctgcctctgtccccctactctccctctctcccctgcgtctctctgtctgtccacccctccccttagattgtacgctcctctgagcagggccatctctcctcctgtttccaccacttctaactctgctctccagcgaCATAGCCCTcttcctcgagggtcctccaccccacgtccactctcgctccctcctcccccctgggggtctccctgtcttccgcgccctccttcttgggccccgtcgtttgcggatcctccctcccccttccccgccctctctagctgtgcattgagcttactgagttgctgtgtttactgtactgtgctgtctcccattgtattgtaattttgtttgtctctgtacggcgctgcggatgccttgtggcgccttataaataaatattaataataataataataataataataataataataataataatagcggaCCAGCCAAGTATGATTTTTCGGCCATGTAGTCTTAATATAATGCATGTCCTCTCTCATTTGAATAATTAGGTCTAGGGATTTACCTTTACCTAAATCATTCCCTCCTAGGTGTATAACTAGATCATCAGGGGCTCCCCACCACTCTATCAGCTTCCTTAACCAAGGCAATAGATTGCTCCAAACCAAAGCCCGTTTACCTAAGCAATAAACACAGCTATTTCCCACACTGGTAAACCTCGTCTGAACCCCCGTCTGGTTAGCTGCCCAGAATATGTAAGAGTGCCCGATGATCCAAATATTTCTCGCAGTTACCACagcatctaaaaaagagataagtgttaagtactgcaatatttacctgacCATCACACCCAGCACCAAGGTGCACATAGGGATTGACAAAGGCAGCCCATCAGACGAGCATGGAGCATAGCTggtaaaaggaaaaggaaaacgGGGGAGAAATGGATTTGGGTAAGGGTAAGTTACTCACACGAAGGTAAAACCCGATCACaccccagaggcacaccactaatcaggcctccgGAGAAAAAAACCGGgagaaatcccttcgcgccctcgCTCAACACGACGAGCAGATAAGCCTTGAGTAACCGGGAAGGGAGTAGAGGGACCAAACAAAAGGTAATGTAAAAATAGGTCTAGATGTACTTGACAGTGACAAAACAATACTGAGAAACAGCCAAATGGAGAAAtgaaaagacaaaagaaaaaacaacaacaagccaataataacattcacaataCAATTGGTCACACTTtaaacattaggcctaatgtaacCTTGGTAGGCCGCGGATTTCCATCTACCAAGTGATTTTATAGCCTCCACTGATGACCCCGCCAAAGCCGCGGATGTGGCTGCTCCAATTCTAAAAGAGTGAGAACTGTAAACAGAAGGGTTTAATCCTAGCAATTTAACTGCCTGCTTTAGAACCGCGTTAAATTGATATCTTGTCAGCTGCGCCCCATTTTTGTGAACTAGAAAAACTAGATTAACGGGCCTGATTTGAATAAAATGGGTGGTTAATTTTACCGGACATATCTCTTTATCATTTTGGGCCTGCATctgtaaccatcatcatcatcatcatcctcatttatttatatagcgccaacatattctgtagcgctgtacaattggggacaaacataataaactaataaacaaactgggtaaaacagacaaagaggtgagaaggccctgctcgcaagcttacaatctatgggacaatgggagattgacacatgaggttaagtctacattttgcattttggcccagccagactgcaaaggtaaaagtgactcataagctaaatgatcccgtcacacaacaatgttggtcagggggtagttgtcttgtttgaaattgtgtaacaggctaaaggtagtgaggttaaaagggtggctgaggaatattataagcttgtctgaagaggtaggttttcagagaacgcttgaaagtttgtagaccagaggagagtcttactgtgcgagggagagaattccatagagtgggtgcagcccgaaaaaagtcctgtaaccgggaatgggaggatgtaatgagggtggatgagaaacgcagatcttgtgtagaatggagttgcagagttgggagatattttgagacaagagaggaaatgtatgaaggtgcagctttgttgatggccttgtaggttagtaaaagtgtagagacatacagagtgattcagcagaggaataacgatttgcaaggaaaatcaatcttgccgctgcgtgcataatagattgtaggggtttgagtctttttttgggaagaccagtaaggagggaattgcaatagtcaatgcgggagatgataagtgcatgaattaaggtttttgcagtgacttgcatgagatatgtgcgaattctggaaatgttctttagatgtatgtagcaggatttagatatagagtcaatgtggggaacaaaggatagtgtgagtcaaggattac
This window of the Mixophyes fleayi isolate aMixFle1 chromosome 8, aMixFle1.hap1, whole genome shotgun sequence genome carries:
- the LOC142100244 gene encoding volume-regulated anion channel subunit LRRC8C-like, with product MKSQLLYDSWRVKEPSSRDYTYYSPPHHSYSRIDMILLSHNFALNIQAAQIHPMIWSDHSPISIDLCGLPDRPRPMTWRLNDSLLHNADIISQLGARLEDYFELNDHPDISRATLWTAHKAVLRGHLLSIASRWKKETHTMTNKLSLELQSLEAKHKATPDPSILLALRETKAQLDLLLSKQVAKRLKWLRQSFYEKGDKADKILAARLRSERSHKNIISIRDSKNQLLHDPAAIREAFQQYYSALYNLPSPPASNPQQSNSSLISDFLAKSKLPKLSPQALQFFNEEITLEEIQLTIKSQKNGKSPGPDGFTAAYYKKFSSVLAPHLLSLYNGVLQGTPFPPEMLEARIVVIPKDGKDPLHCSSYRPISLLNLDLKIFAKILANRLNIFLPSLIHYDQVGDINSKISLFADDVLLSLSQPTISLPNLYNALQAYGMATVADLKYFGDPQENFKILKPWWDVFTEYLTILMIMVSVLGISLQISSAAKILCIPVPNGLDIKTLKWNATITKAFDEQKQIIRFYLDRKQYVMIDQWCYDTATLWYSKYFPYLVLIHSMIFMVCANFWFKFPGTSSKIEHFVAVLYKCLDSPWTTKALSQTMYEHSDNKYLGSIASSRLETSLTDTVNPATSVMSLTKHNLPVNSMSIDKSGLKTQTHESSGISGNQTLTLLDKKEAEQAKALFEKVKKFRLHTEDGDILYNMYIRQTVIRCFQALCILCYVSMLIPKMHYIIHCIDASHSTGCADFFCIHGLLRLFAMLSYAYIAVIILYSSTCVYSLGWIYLFNLKEYCFSKVREETNINDIPDIKNDFAFLLHLIDQYDSLYAKNFAIFLSDISENKLLQLNLNYEWTEEKLLQRMIRNVQNKCELHLFMLPGLPSAVYELQNIEVLKLELISDAHVEPLISKLVLLKEMWILNSTVKVEEAALQFLKNNLQLVRVRFERLKEIPNWIYSLKNVRELFFEGSFQLNSKTAITLQSFHELENLKSLHFRSNFAKVPIAILDIANHLQHLSIHNQKNKLTYLNNIRKLSVLHTLKLVQCGLDRIPSVAFSLSHLQELDLKENNLTGMSEVASFQNHKKFTSLKLHCNTVTVISPYISKVTSLEYLNFNKNLISEMPSGLFHLRRLKHLALAYNCISVIPEEISKLQELLVFSIEHNKVSVLPAELFCCTKLRVLIISYNLIQKIPLAIGNLIQLRQFELSDNKLDNLPADIGNCPFLKRSQIVVEEELYNTLPHNVREILQKQSEEV